A portion of the Pseudomonas sp. GR 6-02 genome contains these proteins:
- a CDS encoding DUF1329 domain-containing protein encodes MRKMILQCGALALSLLAVNVMAAVSPEEANKLGTTLTPLGAEKAGNADGSIPAWTGGIPKNAGAVDSKGFLADPFASEKPLFTITAATVDKYKDKLSDGQVAMFKRYPETYKIPVYPTHRTVAVPPEIYESAKRSALNVTSINDGNGLANFTGNRYYAFPIPKNGVEVLWNHITRYHGGNLRRIITQVTPQTNGSYTPIRFEEEIAVPQLMKDLDPDKAANVLTFFKQSVTAPARLAGNVLLVHETLDQVKEPRLAWIYNAGQRRVRRAPQVAYDGPGTAADGLRTSDNFDMFSGAPDRYDWKLIGKKEMYIPYNSYKLDSPSLKYDDVVKAGHINQDLTRYELHRVWEVVGTVKPSERHIYAKRHMYLDEDSWQVALVDHYDGRGQLWRVAEGHAQYYYDHQTPAYTLEALYDIIAGRYIALGMKNEEKHSFIFGFDAKAADYTPSALRAEGVR; translated from the coding sequence ATGCGCAAGATGATTCTGCAATGCGGCGCTCTGGCACTGAGTCTGTTGGCCGTCAACGTGATGGCTGCGGTCTCGCCGGAAGAGGCCAATAAGCTCGGCACCACCCTCACGCCGCTGGGCGCCGAGAAGGCCGGCAACGCCGATGGCTCGATCCCGGCCTGGACCGGTGGCATCCCGAAAAACGCTGGCGCGGTCGACAGCAAAGGCTTCCTGGCTGACCCGTTCGCCAGTGAAAAGCCGCTGTTCACCATCACCGCCGCAACGGTCGACAAGTACAAGGACAAGCTTTCGGACGGTCAGGTGGCGATGTTCAAGCGCTACCCGGAAACCTACAAGATTCCGGTCTACCCAACCCATCGCACCGTGGCCGTGCCGCCGGAAATCTACGAGTCGGCCAAGCGCAGCGCGCTGAACGTAACCAGCATCAACGACGGTAACGGCCTGGCCAATTTCACCGGCAATCGCTATTACGCGTTCCCGATTCCGAAGAATGGCGTCGAAGTGCTGTGGAACCACATCACCCGTTACCACGGCGGTAATCTGCGACGGATCATCACCCAGGTGACCCCGCAGACCAACGGCAGCTACACGCCGATTCGCTTCGAGGAAGAGATCGCCGTACCGCAACTGATGAAGGACCTGGACCCGGACAAAGCCGCCAATGTGCTGACCTTCTTCAAACAGTCGGTAACCGCGCCGGCGCGGCTGGCGGGTAACGTATTGCTGGTGCATGAAACCCTCGACCAGGTGAAAGAGCCGCGACTGGCGTGGATCTACAACGCCGGTCAACGTCGAGTGCGCCGTGCACCGCAAGTGGCCTACGACGGACCAGGCACCGCCGCTGACGGCCTGCGGACTTCGGATAACTTCGATATGTTCTCCGGTGCGCCAGATCGCTACGACTGGAAACTGATCGGCAAAAAGGAAATGTACATTCCCTATAACAGCTACAAACTCGATTCGCCGAGCCTCAAGTACGATGACGTGGTGAAAGCCGGGCACATCAACCAGGACCTGACCCGCTACGAGTTGCACCGGGTCTGGGAAGTGGTCGGCACGGTCAAGCCGAGTGAGCGGCACATCTACGCCAAGCGCCACATGTACCTCGACGAAGACAGCTGGCAAGTGGCGCTGGTGGACCACTACGACGGTCGCGGCCAACTGTGGCGAGTGGCCGAAGGTCACGCCCAGTACTACTACGATCACCAGACTCCGGCCTACACCCTCGAGGCGCTCTACGACATCATCGCTGGCCGATACATTGCCCTGGGAATGAAGAACGAAGAAAAGCACAGTTTCATATTTGGCTTTGACGCCAAGGCTGCCGACTACACACCGTCGGCTCTGCGCGCCGAGGGCGTTCGGTAA
- a CDS encoding DUF1302 domain-containing protein: MTKTTMRAIFKPQALAAAVALGCCAQAQAVSFNIGEIEGQFDSSLSVGASWGMRDADKSLVGTVNGGTGQSSTGDDGRLNFKKGETFSKIFKGIHDLELKYGDTGVFVRGKYWYDFELKDEDREFKQISDSGRKEGAKSSGAELLDAFVYHNYSIADLPGTVRAGKQVVSWGESTFIGNSINSINPVDVSAFRRPGAEIKEGLIPVNMLFASQGLTDQLTVEGFYQLEWDQTVVDNCGTFFGNDVVADGCNNNYTVGSPAIAPLAPVAAAFGQPIQVTREGVIVPRGGDRDARDSGQWGAALRWLGDDTEYGLYFMNYHSRTPTVGTTTAGLSTLASLPGMVSTANRLSPGSGSGLAQSVMLGRGQYYLEYPEDIRLYGASFSTTLPTGTAWTGEISYRPNAPVQVNTNDLTLALLNPIAGGAASPVATRPGADNTGYRRKEVTQVQSTLTHFFDQVLGAQRLTLVGEAAMVHVGGLEPRSKLRYGRDSVYGQYGFGGDTDGFVTSTSWGYRARAILDYANVIGGINLKPNLSWSHDVAGYGPNGLFNEGAKAISVGVDADYRNTYTASLSYTDFFGGNYNTLTDRDFLALSFGVNF, from the coding sequence ATGACAAAAACAACAATGCGCGCCATCTTCAAACCGCAAGCGCTGGCCGCTGCGGTGGCCTTGGGCTGCTGTGCCCAGGCGCAGGCTGTTTCATTCAACATCGGCGAAATCGAGGGGCAGTTCGATTCCTCGTTGTCCGTCGGCGCGAGCTGGGGCATGCGCGATGCCGACAAGTCGCTGGTGGGTACCGTCAATGGCGGGACAGGCCAGTCTTCGACCGGTGATGACGGACGCCTGAACTTCAAGAAAGGCGAAACCTTCTCCAAGATCTTCAAGGGCATCCACGACCTCGAATTGAAGTACGGCGACACGGGCGTGTTCGTCCGTGGCAAGTACTGGTACGACTTCGAGCTCAAAGACGAAGACCGCGAGTTCAAGCAGATCAGCGACAGCGGTCGCAAGGAAGGCGCCAAGTCTTCCGGGGCGGAGCTTCTCGATGCCTTCGTTTATCACAACTATTCCATCGCCGATCTGCCGGGCACCGTGCGTGCCGGTAAACAGGTGGTCAGCTGGGGTGAAAGCACCTTCATCGGTAACTCGATCAACAGCATCAACCCGGTCGACGTTTCGGCGTTCCGGCGTCCCGGCGCTGAGATCAAGGAAGGCCTGATTCCGGTCAACATGTTGTTCGCTTCCCAGGGCTTGACCGATCAACTCACGGTGGAAGGTTTCTACCAACTGGAGTGGGACCAGACCGTCGTAGACAACTGCGGCACCTTCTTCGGTAACGACGTGGTGGCGGACGGTTGCAACAACAACTACACCGTCGGCAGCCCGGCGATTGCACCGCTTGCACCAGTGGCGGCAGCCTTTGGCCAACCTATCCAGGTCACCCGTGAGGGCGTGATCGTGCCCCGTGGCGGTGACCGCGATGCACGGGATTCGGGGCAGTGGGGCGCGGCTTTGCGCTGGCTCGGTGACGACACCGAATACGGCCTCTACTTCATGAACTACCACAGTCGCACACCGACCGTCGGCACCACCACCGCCGGGCTGTCCACATTGGCCAGCCTGCCGGGTATGGTCAGCACTGCCAACCGTCTGTCCCCGGGCAGCGGTTCGGGCCTGGCGCAAAGCGTAATGCTCGGGCGCGGCCAGTACTACCTCGAATACCCGGAAGACATTCGCCTGTACGGTGCGAGTTTTTCCACCACGTTGCCCACCGGCACTGCCTGGACCGGCGAAATCAGCTACCGGCCTAACGCTCCGGTTCAGGTCAACACCAACGACCTGACCCTGGCGTTGCTCAACCCGATCGCCGGCGGCGCGGCATCGCCTGTTGCGACCCGGCCTGGCGCCGACAATACCGGTTACCGCCGCAAGGAAGTGACCCAGGTGCAAAGCACCCTGACGCACTTCTTCGATCAAGTGCTGGGCGCCCAACGGCTGACCCTGGTCGGTGAAGCGGCGATGGTCCATGTCGGTGGTCTGGAGCCGCGGAGCAAGCTGCGTTACGGCCGTGATTCGGTCTACGGCCAGTACGGTTTCGGTGGCGATACCGACGGCTTCGTCACCTCGACCTCCTGGGGCTATCGCGCCCGGGCGATCCTCGATTACGCCAACGTGATTGGCGGGATCAACCTCAAACCCAACCTGTCCTGGTCCCATGACGTCGCCGGCTACGGCCCCAACGGGCTGTTCAACGAAGGCGCCAAGGCGATCAGCGTCGGTGTCGATGCCGACTACCGCAACACCTATACCGCAAGCTTGAGTTACACCGACTTTTTCGGCGGGAATTACAACACCCTGACCGACCGCGACTTCCTGGCGCTGAGCTTCGGCGTGAACTTCTGA
- a CDS encoding SDR family oxidoreductase: MNESVRFEDKVVIVTGAGGGLGRAHALLFAEQGARVLVNDLGGSAQGEGANASAADRVVAEIREAGGIAEANHDSVTDGDKIVQHALDTFGHIDVVVNNAGILRDKTFHKMDDSDWDLVYRVHVEGAYKVTRAAWPHMREQNYGRVIFTASTSGIYGNFGQSNYGMAKLGLYGLTRTLAIEGRKNNILVNAIAPTGGTRMTEGLIPPQVFEQLKPELVSPLVVYLASEQCQETSGLFEVGGGWMGKVRWERSLGAGFDPRVGFSPEDVAAHWQQICDFEGAAHPKDNIEALKEMMENLQKYSL, from the coding sequence ATGAATGAGTCTGTGCGCTTCGAAGATAAAGTCGTGATTGTCACCGGTGCAGGCGGCGGCTTGGGGCGAGCGCATGCATTGCTGTTCGCCGAACAGGGTGCCAGAGTGCTGGTCAATGATCTCGGCGGCTCGGCTCAGGGTGAAGGCGCCAATGCATCGGCGGCTGATCGGGTGGTGGCGGAAATTCGTGAAGCGGGTGGCATCGCCGAGGCTAATCATGACTCTGTCACCGACGGAGACAAAATCGTCCAGCATGCCCTTGATACGTTCGGTCATATCGATGTCGTGGTGAACAACGCCGGCATCCTGCGCGACAAGACCTTTCACAAAATGGACGACAGCGATTGGGACCTGGTTTACCGCGTTCACGTCGAAGGCGCCTACAAGGTCACTCGCGCCGCCTGGCCACACATGCGTGAGCAAAACTATGGCCGCGTGATCTTCACCGCGTCGACCTCGGGCATCTATGGCAACTTCGGGCAGTCAAACTATGGCATGGCCAAACTCGGCCTCTACGGCCTGACCCGCACACTGGCTATCGAGGGCCGCAAGAACAATATCCTGGTCAATGCCATCGCCCCCACGGGTGGCACCCGCATGACCGAAGGCCTGATCCCGCCGCAAGTATTCGAGCAACTCAAACCGGAACTGGTCAGCCCATTGGTGGTGTACCTGGCCAGCGAGCAATGCCAGGAAACGTCGGGGCTGTTCGAGGTCGGTGGCGGCTGGATGGGCAAGGTGCGCTGGGAGCGCAGCCTGGGCGCCGGGTTCGATCCGCGGGTCGGTTTCTCGCCGGAGGATGTGGCGGCGCATTGGCAGCAGATCTGCGATTTCGAAGGCGCGGCGCATCCGAAGGACAACATTGAGGCGCTGAAGGAAATGATGGAGAACTTGCAGAAGTATTCCCTCTGA
- a CDS encoding alpha/beta fold hydrolase, with amino-acid sequence MALAEIPLCVWRKRGQTFVFRGQTIRYWAAGQGEPLLLIHGFPTASWDWHYLWQPLAQRYRVIACDMLGFGDSAKPVNHNYSLLEQADLQQALLAHLNVEQPVHVLAHDYGDSVAQELLARHYEARAHIASCVFLNGGLFPETHRPVLMQKLLLSPLGWMIGLAFTRDALVKSFKQVFGPQTRPTESELDDFWSLVDSNHGQRIMHKLIGYIPQRRVQRERWVSAMQRGEVPLRVIDGEVDPVSGAHMVARYRQLIPTPDTVLLSEIGHYPQIEAPAQVLKHYLEFRDQLISPPLKLACS; translated from the coding sequence ATGGCACTCGCCGAAATTCCTCTGTGTGTCTGGCGTAAGCGCGGCCAGACGTTCGTCTTCCGCGGTCAGACCATCCGCTATTGGGCTGCGGGGCAGGGCGAGCCGCTGTTGTTGATCCATGGCTTCCCGACCGCCAGTTGGGACTGGCATTACCTGTGGCAGCCGCTGGCGCAGCGCTATCGGGTGATTGCCTGCGACATGCTTGGCTTCGGCGATTCGGCCAAACCGGTGAACCACAACTACAGCCTGCTGGAGCAGGCCGATCTGCAACAAGCGTTATTGGCGCACTTGAACGTCGAGCAACCCGTTCACGTGTTGGCACACGATTATGGCGACAGCGTGGCCCAGGAGCTCTTGGCCCGGCACTACGAAGCACGCGCTCATATCGCCAGTTGCGTGTTCCTCAATGGCGGGTTGTTTCCCGAAACCCATCGCCCGGTGTTGATGCAAAAACTCCTGCTAAGCCCCTTGGGCTGGATGATCGGGCTAGCTTTTACCCGTGACGCTCTGGTGAAGAGTTTCAAGCAGGTTTTCGGTCCGCAGACCCGGCCCACCGAAAGTGAGCTGGATGATTTCTGGAGCCTGGTCGATAGCAATCACGGGCAGCGGATCATGCATAAATTGATCGGTTATATCCCGCAGCGGCGGGTCCAGCGTGAGCGTTGGGTCAGCGCCATGCAGCGCGGCGAGGTGCCGCTGCGCGTTATCGATGGTGAGGTCGATCCGGTTTCCGGTGCGCACATGGTGGCGCGCTATCGGCAACTGATTCCCACCCCGGACACTGTCCTGCTGTCCGAGATCGGCCATTACCCACAGATCGAAGCGCCGGCGCAGGTGCTCAAGCACTATCTGGAATTTCGCGATCAGTTGATTTCACCGCCGCTCAAGTTGGCGTGTTCCTGA
- a CDS encoding class II aldolase/adducin family protein: MSVTPIQSPHSLQDKVSAAEWQTRVDLAACYRLVALHGWDDLIFTHISAKVPGTEDFLINPFGMMFHEITASSLVKVDQAGNKLMDSPYEINPAGYTIHSAVHEVRHDVVCVLHTHTAAGVAVSAQKQGILPISQQSLFVLSSLAYHAYEGVALNHEEKARLQADLGENNFLMLHNHGLLTCGGTIADTFLMMFTFQRACEIQVLAQNGGAELIAIEPQILAGAKAMIAGVTKSAQGMGGALAWPALLRKLDKQDPGYKL, from the coding sequence GTGAGCGTAACCCCCATCCAGTCGCCACACAGTCTCCAGGATAAAGTCAGTGCCGCCGAGTGGCAGACCCGCGTCGACCTGGCGGCCTGTTATCGTCTGGTCGCCCTCCACGGCTGGGACGATCTGATCTTCACGCACATTTCAGCCAAGGTGCCAGGCACTGAAGACTTCCTGATCAACCCGTTCGGGATGATGTTCCATGAAATCACCGCGTCGAGCCTGGTCAAGGTCGATCAGGCCGGCAACAAATTGATGGACAGCCCCTACGAGATCAACCCGGCGGGTTACACCATCCACAGCGCGGTGCATGAAGTCCGGCATGACGTCGTGTGTGTGCTGCATACCCACACGGCGGCGGGGGTGGCGGTATCGGCGCAGAAACAGGGCATTTTGCCGATCAGTCAGCAGTCATTGTTCGTGCTGTCCAGCCTGGCTTATCACGCCTACGAAGGCGTGGCACTGAACCATGAAGAGAAGGCGCGGCTGCAAGCCGACCTGGGTGAAAACAACTTTCTGATGCTGCACAACCACGGTCTGCTGACCTGTGGCGGCACCATCGCCGACACGTTCCTGATGATGTTTACCTTTCAGCGCGCCTGCGAGATTCAGGTGCTGGCGCAGAACGGTGGCGCAGAGCTGATCGCCATCGAACCGCAGATTCTGGCGGGCGCCAAGGCGATGATCGCCGGCGTCACCAAAAGTGCTCAAGGGATGGGTGGCGCGCTGGCCTGGCCGGCGCTGCTGCGCAAACTCGATAAACAAGACCCGGGTTATAAACTCTAA
- a CDS encoding flavodoxin, which translates to MKVAILSGSVYGTAEEVARHAASLLNAAGFETWHNPRATLADVQAFGPEAFLAVTSTTGMGELPDNLQPLYSMIRDQLPAAWRGLPGAVIGLGDSSYGDTFCGGGEQMRELFGELGVHEVLPMLRLDASETVTPETDAEPWLADLVSALRG; encoded by the coding sequence ATGAAAGTCGCCATCCTTTCCGGCTCGGTGTACGGCACGGCTGAAGAAGTCGCCCGCCACGCCGCAAGTCTATTGAACGCCGCCGGTTTCGAAACCTGGCACAACCCGCGCGCGACACTTGCCGATGTTCAGGCCTTTGGCCCAGAAGCATTTCTGGCGGTGACTTCGACCACCGGCATGGGTGAGTTGCCGGACAACCTGCAACCATTGTATTCGATGATCCGCGATCAATTGCCCGCCGCCTGGCGTGGCTTGCCGGGTGCCGTTATCGGGTTGGGCGACTCGAGTTACGGCGATACGTTCTGCGGTGGCGGTGAGCAAATGCGTGAATTGTTCGGCGAACTGGGCGTGCATGAAGTGCTGCCGATGTTGCGTCTGGACGCCAGTGAAACGGTAACGCCGGAAACCGACGCCGAGCCTTGGCTGGCGGACCTGGTCAGCGCTCTGCGGGGCTGA
- a CDS encoding PAS domain-containing protein, which translates to MINASLLQMVIDASNDGIVIAEKEGEQDNILIYVNPAFERLTGYTSEEILYQDCRFLQAGDRDQPALALIRQALGNGGSCREILRNYRKDGTPFWNELSLSTVKNPHDGQTYFVGVQKDVTVQVRAQQRVAQLEAQLAEVQAELADLKSTNGSNQSAN; encoded by the coding sequence ATGATCAATGCCTCACTGTTGCAAATGGTGATCGACGCGTCCAACGACGGCATCGTGATTGCCGAAAAGGAAGGCGAACAAGACAACATCCTGATTTACGTAAACCCGGCGTTCGAACGCCTGACGGGCTATACCAGTGAAGAAATCCTCTATCAGGATTGCCGTTTTTTGCAGGCAGGAGACCGGGATCAGCCCGCCCTCGCATTGATTCGCCAGGCGTTGGGCAATGGCGGTTCCTGCCGGGAAATTCTCAGGAATTACCGCAAGGACGGCACCCCGTTCTGGAACGAACTGTCGCTTTCCACGGTAAAAAACCCGCACGACGGACAAACCTATTTTGTCGGTGTGCAGAAAGACGTCACGGTTCAGGTCAGGGCACAGCAGCGAGTTGCACAGCTGGAAGCGCAATTGGCCGAGGTACAGGCAGAACTTGCTGATCTAAAGTCGACGAACGGATCAAACCAATCTGCGAATTAG
- a CDS encoding MerR family transcriptional regulator: MPVLTDIAPGLPPITSLIREELFPIREVARMTGVNPVTLRAWERRYGLIQPTRTESGHRLYSMTDIERVRSILGWIERGVAVSKVGKILAKTEPLPVLERIIPDELVQADYSQWQQQVKAAVSVFDEVQLEHVYGQIFSSYPLTVVFQDILIPIWKLLLQRQDAFGQTSEWLFLDGFLRSRVLQRLLLVRVMQPRRVIVCALADQCRELEVLVTALYLSSVDSAIQLLAIGQPFDELILVCEKIKPRALVLISNHAPAAELPRRLNRLAMGLDCQLFLAGDASDLAQESLAGSSVGCLGNEGGVMRQRLKQFLAGNLDT; this comes from the coding sequence ATCCCTGTGCTGACCGACATTGCGCCTGGCTTGCCCCCCATTACCTCCCTGATTCGAGAAGAGCTGTTCCCGATTCGTGAGGTCGCGCGGATGACAGGGGTCAACCCGGTCACGCTCCGAGCCTGGGAGCGACGCTACGGGCTGATACAGCCCACCCGCACCGAAAGCGGGCACCGCTTGTATTCGATGACCGATATCGAGCGTGTCCGCAGCATCCTCGGCTGGATCGAGCGCGGTGTCGCGGTAAGCAAGGTTGGCAAGATACTGGCCAAGACCGAACCGCTCCCGGTGCTGGAGCGGATCATTCCCGACGAGCTCGTTCAAGCCGACTACAGCCAATGGCAGCAGCAGGTCAAGGCGGCAGTGAGTGTTTTTGACGAAGTTCAGCTGGAACACGTCTACGGTCAGATCTTTTCCAGTTATCCGCTGACAGTTGTGTTTCAGGACATCCTGATTCCGATCTGGAAGCTATTGCTACAACGCCAAGATGCGTTCGGTCAGACCAGCGAGTGGCTTTTTCTGGATGGCTTTCTGCGGTCTCGAGTATTGCAACGCCTGCTGCTGGTGCGTGTCATGCAGCCGCGACGAGTGATTGTCTGCGCCTTGGCCGACCAATGTCGTGAGCTCGAAGTATTGGTCACGGCGCTGTATCTGAGCAGCGTCGATTCGGCTATTCAGTTGTTGGCGATCGGGCAGCCCTTTGATGAGTTGATCCTGGTCTGTGAGAAGATCAAGCCAAGGGCGCTGGTGCTGATTTCCAATCACGCGCCGGCTGCCGAACTGCCTCGACGTTTGAACCGTCTGGCCATGGGCCTGGATTGTCAGCTGTTTCTGGCCGGGGATGCGTCCGACCTGGCGCAAGAAAGTCTGGCCGGGTCGTCGGTGGGTTGCCTTGGAAACGAGGGAGGGGTGATGCGCCAGCGTCTGAAACAGTTCCTGGCGGGAAACCTGGATACCTGA
- a CDS encoding antibiotic biosynthesis monooxygenase, translating into MSTSPVTLMVARRVADGRYQDLMAWLREGEQLATDFPGYLGSGVLAPPPEDDEFQIIFRFADEQTLHAWEHSASRTAWLGRGSNLFAHPSEHRVSGIDGWFGAVGQRPPRWKQAVAIWLAFFPVSLLFNFVLGPLLAETGLLARVFVSTLCLTPLMVYFFIPLSTHLLAGWLNTAPQQPLPATPTTQNQ; encoded by the coding sequence ATGTCTACTTCACCCGTCACGCTGATGGTTGCGCGTCGTGTCGCCGATGGGCGTTATCAGGACCTGATGGCCTGGTTGCGCGAAGGCGAGCAACTGGCCACCGACTTCCCCGGCTATCTCGGTTCTGGCGTGCTCGCTCCGCCGCCCGAGGATGACGAATTCCAGATTATTTTCCGCTTCGCCGACGAGCAGACCCTGCACGCCTGGGAGCATTCCGCGTCGCGTACCGCTTGGCTGGGACGCGGCAGCAATCTGTTTGCCCATCCTTCGGAGCATCGGGTCAGTGGCATCGATGGCTGGTTCGGTGCGGTAGGGCAACGCCCGCCACGCTGGAAGCAGGCCGTGGCGATCTGGCTGGCGTTCTTTCCGGTGTCCCTGCTGTTCAACTTTGTGCTGGGACCGTTATTGGCTGAAACGGGATTGCTGGCCCGGGTGTTCGTCAGCACCCTGTGCCTGACACCACTGATGGTTTATTTCTTCATTCCATTGTCGACCCATCTGTTGGCCGGCTGGCTGAACACCGCACCGCAACAACCGTTGCCCGCAACGCCTACTACCCAAAATCAGTAA
- the folM gene encoding dihydromonapterin reductase, with translation MTSSAAPILITGAGQRVGLHCAQRLLEDGHPVIFSYRSERPGVKTLRDLGATAVFADFSSEAGILAFIGELKNHTDSLRAIVHNASEWLAENPGAEADAFTRMFSVHMLAPYLINLHCADLLRRSSPADIVHISDDVTRKGSSKHIGYCASKAGLDSLTLSFAAKYAPDIKVNGIAPALLLFNPDDDAAYRARVLAKSALGIEPGSEVIYQSLRYLFDNPYVTGTTLTVNGGRHVK, from the coding sequence ATGACCTCTTCCGCAGCCCCCATCCTCATCACCGGTGCCGGCCAGCGTGTCGGCCTGCACTGTGCGCAGCGTTTGCTCGAAGACGGCCATCCGGTCATTTTCAGCTACCGCAGCGAACGCCCCGGCGTAAAGACCCTGCGCGATCTGGGAGCAACAGCGGTGTTCGCGGACTTTTCCAGCGAGGCCGGGATTCTCGCGTTCATCGGTGAATTGAAGAACCACACCGACAGCCTGCGGGCGATAGTCCACAACGCCTCCGAATGGCTGGCCGAAAACCCGGGCGCCGAAGCCGATGCCTTCACCCGCATGTTCAGCGTGCACATGCTGGCGCCCTACCTGATCAACCTGCACTGTGCCGATTTACTCAGACGCTCAAGCCCCGCCGACATCGTGCACATCAGCGATGACGTGACCCGCAAGGGCAGCAGCAAGCACATCGGCTACTGCGCCAGCAAAGCCGGGCTCGACAGCCTGACCCTGTCCTTTGCCGCCAAGTACGCGCCAGACATCAAGGTCAACGGTATCGCGCCAGCCCTGCTACTGTTCAATCCCGACGACGACGCGGCGTACCGCGCCAGGGTCCTGGCCAAATCCGCACTGGGCATCGAGCCCGGCAGCGAAGTGATCTACCAGAGCCTGCGCTATTTGTTCGACAACCCTTATGTCACCGGCACGACCCTGACCGTCAATGGCGGACGGCACGTCAAATAA
- the folE gene encoding GTP cyclohydrolase I FolE, with the protein MTLSLPHSTLSQSYREILIGLGENPDREGLQDTPLRAAKAMQYLCHGYEQSVEEIVNGALFASDNDEMIIVDNIELYSLCEHHMLPFIGKAHVAYIPTGKVLGLSKIARLVDMFARRLQIQENLTRQIAEAVQQVTDAAGVAVVIEAQHMCMMMRGVEKQNSTMNTSVMLGAFRESSNTRQEFLQLIGRSK; encoded by the coding sequence ATGACGTTATCCCTGCCCCACAGCACCCTGTCCCAGAGCTATCGCGAGATCCTTATCGGCCTGGGTGAAAACCCCGACCGCGAAGGGCTGCAAGACACCCCGTTGCGCGCCGCCAAGGCCATGCAATACCTGTGTCACGGTTACGAACAGAGCGTCGAAGAGATCGTCAACGGCGCACTGTTCGCCTCCGACAACGATGAAATGATCATTGTCGACAACATCGAGTTGTACTCGCTGTGTGAACATCACATGTTGCCCTTCATCGGCAAGGCGCATGTGGCTTATATTCCAACGGGCAAGGTGCTGGGCCTGTCGAAGATTGCACGGCTTGTGGATATGTTCGCCCGCCGCCTGCAAATCCAGGAGAACCTCACCCGGCAAATCGCCGAGGCCGTGCAGCAAGTGACCGATGCCGCCGGTGTCGCGGTGGTCATCGAAGCCCAGCACATGTGCATGATGATGCGCGGCGTCGAGAAACAGAATTCGACCATGAACACCTCGGTGATGCTCGGTGCCTTCCGCGAGTCGAGCAACACCCGCCAGGAGTTCCTGCAATTGATTGGACGGAGCAAGTAG
- the folX gene encoding dihydroneopterin triphosphate 2'-epimerase, whose protein sequence is MPQLQPGMARIRVKDLCLRTFIGINEDEILNKQDVLINLTILYAAQDAVRDNDIDHALNYRTITKAIIAHVEGNRFALLERLTQELLDLIMANESVLYAEVEVDKPHALRFAESVSITLAASR, encoded by the coding sequence ATGCCACAACTTCAACCAGGAATGGCACGCATCCGGGTCAAGGACCTGTGTTTGCGAACTTTCATCGGGATCAACGAGGACGAAATCCTCAACAAGCAGGATGTGCTGATCAACCTGACCATCCTGTATGCCGCCCAGGACGCCGTGCGTGACAACGACATCGATCACGCGCTGAACTACCGCACCATCACCAAGGCGATCATTGCCCACGTGGAAGGCAATCGCTTTGCCCTGCTCGAGCGCCTGACCCAGGAGCTGCTGGACCTGATCATGGCCAACGAGTCGGTGCTGTATGCCGAAGTCGAAGTCGACAAGCCCCACGCCCTGCGCTTCGCCGAGTCGGTGTCGATTACCCTGGCCGCCAGCCGCTGA
- a CDS encoding DUF1244 domain-containing protein — protein MNDQQRLELEAAAFRRLVAHLDSRKDVQNIDLMNLSGFCRNCLSKWYKAAADERQIDVSLDEAREVVYGMPYAEWKAQYQKEASADQQAAFAKGKPNE, from the coding sequence ATGAACGATCAACAACGCCTGGAACTTGAAGCCGCCGCCTTTCGCCGGCTGGTTGCCCACCTGGACAGCCGCAAGGACGTGCAGAACATCGACCTGATGAACCTCTCGGGTTTCTGCCGCAACTGCCTGTCCAAGTGGTACAAGGCCGCCGCCGACGAACGCCAGATCGACGTCAGCCTCGATGAAGCCCGCGAAGTGGTTTACGGCATGCCGTATGCCGAGTGGAAAGCCCAATACCAGAAAGAAGCCAGCGCCGACCAACAAGCGGCGTTCGCCAAAGGAAAACCCAATGAGTGA